A single region of the Buchnera aphidicola (Microlophium carnosum) genome encodes:
- the pth gene encoding aminoacyl-tRNA hydrolase → MIVGLSNPKKEYHNTRHNVGSWYVYALAESYLKNLKIEKKFLGFATSFSINLNYTRLLVPNIFMNINGQSVLKMASFYNINLSDILVVHDDLELAPGILKVKYSYGHNGHNGLRNIINVFNKKINFFRFRIGIGRPEYCDQIASFVLSSPTKQEKTLIRRSILHAIEENLISNILKF, encoded by the coding sequence ATGATAGTCGGACTATCTAATCCAAAAAAAGAATATCATAATACGCGTCATAATGTAGGTTCTTGGTATGTTTATGCTTTAGCAGAGAGTTATTTAAAAAATTTAAAAATAGAAAAAAAATTTCTTGGTTTTGCTACTTCTTTTAGTATAAATTTAAATTATACTCGATTACTTGTACCTAATATATTTATGAATATTAATGGTCAGTCAGTGTTAAAAATGGCATCATTTTATAATATTAATCTAAGTGACATATTAGTAGTTCATGATGATTTAGAGCTTGCACCTGGTATCTTAAAAGTAAAATATAGTTATGGACATAATGGACATAATGGATTAAGAAATATTATTAATGTATTCAATAAAAAAATTAATTTTTTTCGATTTAGAATTGGTATTGGTCGTCCAGAATATTGCGATCAAATAGCTTCTTTTGTATTATCAAGTCCTACAAAACAAGAGAAAACATTAATTCGAAGATCAATTTTACATGCAATAGAAGAAAATTTGATTTCAAACATTTTGAAATTTTAA
- the nadK gene encoding NAD(+) kinase, which yields MNQHFTCIGIVGRPRHASALITHKTLYKWLIKNGYTVFIEHTVAKELKLNNPNTATLIEIGQSCDLAVVIGGDGNLLCAARVLSFYNIKIIGINRGNLGFLADLNPDTGLKKLSEVLSGNYLLENRFLLDAQICQKEIISKSSIAINEVVLHTKNLAHMIEFEVYIDNKFSFSQRADGLIVSTPTGSTGYSLSAGGPIIATSLDAIVLVPMFPHTLSARPLVIHSNSIICLKFSNMQNNLKISCDSQIILTIKKGECVFIRRSCYYLNLIHPKSYDYFKTLTSKLSWSKKFFK from the coding sequence ATGAATCAACATTTCACTTGTATAGGTATTGTTGGGCGTCCACGTCATGCGAGTGCATTAATAACACATAAGACTCTTTATAAGTGGTTAATAAAAAATGGTTATACAGTTTTTATTGAACACACTGTTGCTAAAGAATTAAAATTAAACAATCCTAATACTGCTACATTAATTGAAATTGGTCAATCTTGTGATTTAGCAGTAGTTATAGGGGGAGATGGTAATTTATTATGTGCAGCGCGTGTTTTGTCATTTTATAATATTAAAATTATTGGAATTAATCGAGGTAATTTGGGTTTTCTTGCTGATTTGAATCCCGATACTGGTTTAAAAAAATTATCAGAGGTATTATCTGGAAATTATCTATTAGAAAATCGGTTTTTGTTAGATGCTCAAATTTGCCAAAAAGAAATAATTTCAAAATCTAGCATAGCTATTAACGAAGTCGTTTTACATACAAAAAATTTAGCTCATATGATAGAATTTGAAGTTTATATTGATAATAAATTTTCATTTTCTCAACGTGCAGATGGATTAATTGTTTCAACTCCTACAGGTTCTACTGGTTACTCCCTTTCAGCTGGCGGGCCAATTATAGCGACATCTTTAGATGCTATTGTATTGGTTCCAATGTTTCCACATACTTTATCTGCTCGTCCCTTAGTAATTCATAGTAACAGTATAATTTGTTTAAAATTTTCTAATATGCAGAATAATTTAAAAATAAGTTGTGATAGTCAAATTATTTTAACAATCAAAAAAGGTGAATGTGTATTTATTCGTCGAAGTTGTTATTATTTAAATCTTATTCATCCTAAAAGTTATGATTATTTCAAAACTTTAACTTCTAAGTTAAGTTGGTCTAAAAAATTTTTTAAATAA
- the grxD gene encoding Grx4 family monothiol glutaredoxin, with translation MNVIKKIKKQIKDNIILIYMKGTPESPSCGFSAQAVKALSVCGEKFAYIDVLENPEIRSKLPEYANWPTFPQLWIDGELIGGCSIILEMLQNGQLKELILKAVKKYKI, from the coding sequence ATGAATGTTATAAAAAAAATAAAAAAACAAATTAAAGATAATATTATTTTAATTTATATGAAAGGTACTCCTGAGTCTCCTAGTTGTGGTTTTTCTGCGCAAGCAGTAAAAGCTCTGTCAGTTTGTGGTGAAAAATTTGCTTATATAGATGTTTTAGAAAATCCGGAGATTAGAAGTAAATTACCAGAATATGCAAATTGGCCGACATTTCCTCAATTATGGATAGATGGCGAATTAATTGGTGGTTGTAGTATTATACTTGAAATGTTGCAAAATGGTCAATTGAAAGAACTAATATTAAAGGCTGTAAAAAAATATAAAATATAA
- a CDS encoding superoxide dismutase [Mn] (SodA; manganese binding; only present under aerobic conditions; destroys free radicals): MSYVLPSLPYSYNALEPFFDEQTMRIHHTKHHQNYINNTNSILENTNFSSLSIDELISILNEITLENKNILRNNAGGHINHSFFWKSLKLGTVLTNDLKIEIEKKFSTIDHFKEKFESVALNHFGSGWVWLVNQNGVLSIVSTTNQDNPLMGKLISNTHGYPIIGLDIWEHAYYLKYQNRRLDYIKAFWNVVNWEEASDRLQK; encoded by the coding sequence ATGAGTTACGTTCTTCCTTCTTTACCTTATTCGTACAATGCGTTAGAACCATTTTTTGATGAGCAAACTATGCGAATTCATCATACTAAACACCATCAAAATTATATCAACAATACTAATTCTATTTTAGAAAATACAAATTTTTCTTCATTATCTATTGATGAATTAATCTCTATTTTAAATGAGATTACTTTAGAAAATAAAAATATATTACGTAATAACGCAGGTGGCCATATAAATCATAGTTTTTTTTGGAAAAGTTTAAAATTAGGAACTGTTTTAACTAATGATCTAAAAATAGAAATAGAAAAAAAATTTAGTACTATTGATCATTTTAAAGAAAAATTTGAATCAGTAGCACTCAATCATTTTGGATCTGGTTGGGTATGGTTAGTTAATCAAAACGGTGTTTTATCTATTGTTTCTACTACTAATCAAGATAACCCTTTAATGGGTAAATTAATATCTAATACACATGGTTATCCTATAATTGGTTTAGATATTTGGGAACATGCTTACTATTTAAAATATCAAAATAGACGATTAGATTATATTAAAGCTTTTTGGAATGTTGTTAATTGGGAAGAAGCTTCTGATCGTTTACAGAAATAA
- the thrA gene encoding bifunctional aspartate kinase/homoserine dehydrogenase I, which produces MKLLKFGGTSLANAEKFLCVSSIIEENIKIDQIAVVLSAPAKVTNYLVKSIENITNNNILETIHLAENIFLELINNILKIQSNFPYNQVEKVIKKEFDKLKKIIHGIVLLKQCPDNIRATIISRGEILSVFIMKGILQSKNHNVTIINPVENFISLGNNYLDSTVDISKSKKRIHNINIHKNDIILMAGFISGNQNKELVVLGRNGSDYSAAVLAACLDANCCEIWTDVDGVFTSDPRKVLNTYLLKSISYQEAMELSYFGAKVLHPRTIEPIAQFKIPCFIKNTANKDSMGTLICQKNYSEKDFLKGVTHLDEIAMFNISGPHIKNIRNVIPRIFTVISRNNIKILLITQSSSEYKMNFCIFESGIDKVLYSLNKEFQLELKNKLLNPFKIKKNLSILSVVGSNIYKKHDIASKIFSTLGASKINILAIAQGSSEHSISLVIQKEHILQAVQNVHNILFCNKKIIHVFLIGIGGIGSTLLNQILKQKQFLNERNIEIKICTIANSKKILFLDEPSNLSNWKNDFKKSTKKFTLEILNNLVKNNNFSNSVIVDCTSNQLLAEQYVNFIYNDFHVVTSNKKANTSALTYYKKIRHATAETNKKFLYETNVGSGLPVIETIQNLFKTGDTLIRFKGILSGSLSFIFGRLEEGVSLSHATKEAKELGFTEPNPCDDLSGIDVARKLLILARESGCNIELKDIKIEPLLPDIFKKYEDVDKFLLKLKELDSYFLKKINQARNVGNVLRFVATIEQNKKFFIKLEEVNINDPLYKIKNGENALAFYTNYYQPIPLVLRGYGAGNSVTASGVFSDLLRTL; this is translated from the coding sequence ATGAAGTTATTAAAATTTGGTGGCACTTCACTTGCTAATGCAGAAAAATTTTTATGCGTATCTAGTATTATAGAAGAAAATATTAAAATAGATCAAATTGCAGTAGTTCTTTCAGCACCAGCTAAAGTAACTAACTATTTAGTTAAAAGTATAGAAAATATCACTAATAATAATATTTTAGAAACAATACATCTTGCAGAAAATATATTTTTAGAATTAATAAATAATATTTTAAAAATACAATCTAATTTTCCTTATAATCAAGTAGAAAAAGTTATAAAAAAAGAATTTGATAAATTAAAAAAAATAATACATGGAATAGTATTATTAAAACAGTGTCCAGATAATATTCGCGCAACTATTATTTCTCGTGGAGAAATACTTTCAGTTTTTATAATGAAAGGTATATTACAATCTAAAAATCATAATGTAACTATTATTAACCCAGTTGAAAACTTTATATCTTTAGGAAATAACTACTTAGATTCAACTGTTGATATATCTAAATCTAAAAAACGCATTCATAATATAAACATTCATAAAAATGATATTATTTTAATGGCTGGTTTTATTTCAGGTAATCAAAATAAAGAGTTAGTAGTATTAGGAAGAAATGGATCTGATTATTCTGCCGCAGTTTTAGCGGCTTGTTTAGATGCGAATTGTTGTGAAATTTGGACCGATGTGGATGGCGTTTTTACTTCTGATCCAAGAAAAGTTTTAAATACTTATTTATTAAAATCAATATCATATCAAGAGGCAATGGAATTATCTTATTTTGGTGCTAAGGTATTACATCCTCGCACTATTGAACCAATTGCTCAATTTAAAATTCCATGTTTTATTAAAAATACTGCTAATAAAGACTCTATGGGAACTTTAATTTGTCAAAAAAATTATTCTGAAAAAGATTTTCTAAAAGGTGTAACTCATCTTGATGAAATAGCAATGTTTAATATATCTGGACCTCATATAAAAAATATAAGAAATGTAATTCCACGTATTTTTACTGTAATATCTAGAAATAATATTAAAATATTATTAATTACACAATCATCTTCGGAATATAAAATGAATTTTTGTATTTTTGAATCTGGTATTGATAAAGTTCTATACTCATTAAATAAAGAATTTCAACTAGAATTAAAAAATAAATTATTGAATCCTTTTAAAATAAAAAAAAATTTATCTATTCTTTCAGTAGTGGGATCAAATATTTATAAAAAACATGATATTGCATCAAAAATATTTTCTACCTTAGGTGCCTCAAAAATTAATATCCTTGCAATTGCACAAGGTTCTTCAGAACATTCTATTTCATTAGTAATTCAAAAAGAACATATTTTACAAGCCGTTCAAAATGTTCATAATATATTATTTTGTAATAAAAAAATTATTCATGTTTTTTTAATAGGAATAGGTGGAATTGGTAGCACATTATTGAATCAAATACTCAAACAAAAACAGTTTTTAAATGAAAGAAATATAGAAATTAAAATTTGTACTATTGCCAATTCTAAAAAAATATTATTTTTAGATGAACCAAGTAATCTATCTAATTGGAAAAATGATTTTAAAAAATCCACTAAAAAATTTACTTTAGAAATATTAAATAATTTAGTAAAGAATAATAATTTTTCAAATTCAGTAATTGTTGATTGTACATCTAATCAATTGTTAGCAGAACAATATGTAAATTTTATTTATAATGATTTTCATGTAGTTACTTCAAATAAAAAAGCAAATACTAGTGCATTGACTTACTATAAAAAAATAAGACATGCTACTGCTGAAACAAATAAAAAATTTTTATACGAAACCAATGTTGGATCAGGATTACCAGTAATAGAAACTATTCAAAATCTATTTAAAACAGGTGATACTTTAATTCGTTTTAAAGGTATATTATCTGGGTCATTATCTTTTATTTTTGGAAGATTAGAAGAAGGTGTTTCATTATCACACGCTACTAAAGAAGCAAAAGAATTAGGTTTTACCGAACCGAATCCATGTGATGATTTATCAGGAATTGATGTTGCGAGAAAGTTACTAATTTTAGCACGTGAATCTGGATGTAATATAGAACTAAAAGATATTAAAATTGAACCTTTATTACCGGATATCTTTAAAAAATATGAAGATGTCGACAAATTTCTATTAAAATTAAAAGAATTAGATTCTTATTTTCTAAAAAAAATTAATCAAGCACGCAATGTAGGAAATGTACTTCGATTTGTTGCGACAATAGAACAAAATAAAAAATTTTTTATAAAACTTGAAGAAGTCAACATTAATGATCCATTATACAAAATAAAAAACGGTGAAAATGCACTAGCATTTTATACAAATTATTATCAACCAATTCCTCTAGTACTAAGAGGTTACGGTGCTGGTAATAGTGTTACAGCGTCTGGAGTATTTTCCGACTTACTACGTACACTATAA
- a CDS encoding outer membrane protein assembly factor BamE translates to MNNYVKILLIVIFLSSCSTVDPSKYSLNFLEKIHLNQHILNKNYFGMTKNQIVYIFGIPIISDSFSDVYHYCLYDSKNDDFFQKKMLNLYFKDNKVLKFTIT, encoded by the coding sequence ATGAATAATTATGTCAAAATACTATTGATAGTGATTTTTTTATCTAGTTGTTCAACTGTAGATCCAAGTAAATATAGTCTTAATTTTTTAGAAAAGATACATCTAAATCAGCATATCTTAAATAAAAATTATTTTGGTATGACAAAAAATCAGATAGTTTATATTTTTGGAATACCCATTATTTCTGATTCTTTTAGTGATGTATATCATTATTGTTTATACGATTCAAAAAATGATGATTTTTTTCAAAAAAAAATGTTAAATTTATATTTTAAAGACAATAAGGTTTTAAAATTCACCATCACATAG
- a CDS encoding nucleotide exchange factor GrpE, with translation MDNKETKINKENTIDMISLQNKKIDDLKLELIQNQKKINDIELRKLANIENIKKNTKEKIKKIKQTEVERFLKTIIPVIDSLEDILTLSNTLHLKDKPLIEGIKLTLQSLLNILYKSGVQNEGQKNELFDPKIHTLISTESSDNTLPNHIITTKKQGFTFNKILLRKAMVIVAKN, from the coding sequence ATGGATAATAAAGAAACAAAAATAAATAAAGAAAATACAATTGATATGATTTCTCTTCAAAATAAAAAAATAGACGATTTAAAATTAGAACTAATTCAGAATCAAAAAAAAATAAACGATATTGAATTGCGAAAATTAGCAAATATAGAAAATATCAAAAAAAATACTAAAGAAAAAATCAAAAAAATAAAACAAACAGAAGTTGAAAGATTTTTAAAAACAATAATTCCAGTAATAGATTCTTTAGAAGACATATTAACCTTGTCTAATACATTACATTTAAAAGATAAACCTTTAATAGAAGGAATTAAACTGACATTACAATCTTTATTGAATATATTATATAAATCAGGAGTGCAAAACGAAGGTCAAAAAAATGAACTTTTTGATCCTAAAATTCACACATTAATTTCAACAGAATCATCCGATAATACACTACCTAATCATATTATTACTACTAAAAAACAGGGATTTACTTTTAATAAAATATTGTTAAGAAAAGCAATGGTCATAGTGGCTAAAAACTAA
- the thrC gene encoding threonine synthase yields the protein MKLYNLKDHSEQVNFETAVKLGLGRQQGLFFPVELPIITPIELSKILKMDFITRSTEILSKFIYHEISKKKLYEHVKQAFSFRNPLKIKITEDIHCFELFHGPTLAFKDFGARFMAQMILSLNKKNESVTILTATSGDTGAAVAHAFYGMKNVRVIILYPKGKISELQEKLFCTLGKNIKTISINGSFDDCQKLVKEAFNDKKLKESIGLNSANSINISRLLAQICYYFEAFSLISEQQRKNLVIAVPCGNFGNLTAGLLSKSLGLPIKSFIACTNANDTVPRFLDHGIWNPKNTVSTISNAMDISQPNNWTRIEELFYRKKWDLKELRFGSVSDLTTEESLKELFQLGYVSEPHAAIAYRLLRDQLKEDEFGLFLGTAHPAKFKNTVEKILQNKVILPNELKNRINLPLLSYNINPIFSKLKTFLLEK from the coding sequence ATGAAACTGTATAATTTAAAAGATCATAGCGAACAAGTAAATTTTGAAACAGCTGTAAAACTAGGATTAGGACGACAACAAGGATTATTTTTTCCAGTAGAACTACCTATTATTACGCCTATCGAATTATCAAAAATATTAAAAATGGATTTCATTACTCGTAGTACTGAAATACTTTCTAAATTTATTTATCATGAGATATCTAAAAAAAAATTATATGAACATGTTAAACAAGCATTTTCATTTAGAAATCCATTAAAAATAAAGATTACAGAAGATATACATTGTTTTGAGCTATTTCATGGACCAACATTAGCATTTAAAGATTTTGGAGCACGTTTTATGGCTCAGATGATACTATCACTAAATAAAAAAAATGAATCAGTTACTATCTTAACTGCAACATCAGGCGATACAGGTGCAGCGGTAGCACATGCATTCTACGGAATGAAAAATGTACGTGTGATTATCTTATACCCTAAAGGGAAGATTAGTGAATTACAAGAAAAATTATTTTGCACATTAGGGAAAAACATAAAAACCATATCAATTAATGGTAGTTTTGATGATTGTCAAAAATTAGTAAAAGAAGCTTTTAACGATAAAAAATTAAAAGAATCAATTGGATTAAATTCAGCTAATTCTATTAATATAAGTAGATTATTAGCACAAATTTGTTATTATTTTGAAGCTTTCTCTTTAATTTCAGAGCAACAAAGAAAAAACTTAGTTATAGCAGTTCCATGTGGAAATTTTGGGAATCTAACTGCTGGATTATTATCTAAATCTCTTGGCTTACCAATTAAATCATTTATAGCATGCACCAATGCTAACGATACAGTACCAAGATTTCTTGATCATGGGATATGGAATCCAAAAAATACTGTATCTACCATTTCTAATGCTATGGATATTAGTCAACCTAATAATTGGACTCGAATTGAAGAATTATTTTATCGAAAAAAATGGGATTTAAAAGAACTTAGATTTGGCAGTGTATCAGATCTTACCACTGAAGAATCATTAAAAGAATTGTTTCAGTTAGGTTATGTTTCTGAACCTCATGCTGCAATAGCATATCGATTATTACGGGATCAATTAAAAGAAGATGAATTTGGTTTATTTCTAGGAACTGCACATCCAGCTAAATTTAAAAATACTGTGGAAAAAATATTACAAAATAAAGTTATACTTCCTAATGAACTAAAAAATAGAATCAATCTTCCATTATTATCTTATAATATTAATCCTATTTTTAGTAAATTAAAAACATTTTTATTAGAAAAATAA
- the ychF gene encoding redox-regulated ATPase YchF, translated as MGFKCGIIGLPNVGKSTLFNLLTKGNSAVANFPFCTIKPNIGIVSVFDERINHLVKIVSPQKIVNTFIEFIDIAGLVKGASNGEGLGNQFLANIRETDAIAHVVRCFKNDNITHVYNKIQPDKDIDIINTELILSDFDLCEKTLAQLQKKAVLQDSIILKKINVLKKCINHLTQFLMLKTLDLNQDERNLISYLRFLTLKPTMYIANINDEKESYYFLDELNKIAEKEGSIVIPIHANLELDLVRMHNEEQKSFMQAFNIKNLGLNNIVSAGYKLLNLITFFTVGKKEIRAWEILDGSTSIQAAHKIHSDFSKGFIRAQIIKYIDFIKYKSESKVKEMGKFRIEGKQYYIQDGDIIHFLFNV; from the coding sequence ATGGGTTTTAAATGTGGTATTATAGGGTTGCCTAATGTTGGTAAATCTACTTTATTTAATCTTTTGACTAAAGGAAATTCAGCAGTTGCTAATTTTCCATTTTGCACTATTAAACCAAATATAGGTATCGTTTCAGTTTTTGATGAACGTATTAATCATCTTGTTAAAATTGTTTCTCCTCAAAAAATAGTTAATACATTTATAGAATTTATAGATATTGCAGGTTTGGTTAAGGGAGCATCTAATGGTGAAGGATTAGGTAATCAATTTTTAGCCAATATACGAGAGACAGATGCTATAGCACATGTTGTTCGATGTTTTAAAAATGATAATATTACTCATGTTTATAATAAAATTCAACCTGATAAAGATATAGATATTATTAATACTGAACTTATATTATCTGATTTTGATCTTTGTGAAAAGACTTTAGCACAATTACAAAAAAAAGCAGTATTACAAGATAGTATAATACTAAAGAAAATCAATGTTTTGAAAAAATGCATTAATCATTTAACACAATTTTTAATGCTAAAAACTCTTGATTTAAATCAAGATGAAAGAAATCTGATTAGTTATTTACGTTTTTTGACTTTAAAACCAACGATGTACATTGCTAATATTAATGACGAAAAAGAATCTTATTATTTTTTAGATGAATTAAATAAGATAGCTGAGAAAGAAGGGTCTATAGTTATTCCGATTCATGCAAATTTGGAGTTGGATTTAGTTAGAATGCATAATGAAGAACAAAAATCGTTTATGCAAGCATTTAATATAAAAAATTTAGGTTTGAATAATATTGTATCTGCTGGGTATAAACTTTTAAATTTGATAACTTTTTTTACTGTGGGGAAAAAAGAAATTCGTGCCTGGGAAATTCTTGATGGAAGTACTAGTATTCAAGCCGCACATAAAATACATAGTGATTTCAGCAAAGGTTTTATTAGAGCACAAATTATTAAATATATAGATTTTATAAAATATAAAAGTGAATCCAAAGTTAAAGAAATGGGAAAATTTAGAATAGAAGGAAAACAATATTATATTCAAGATGGTGATATTATTCATTTTTTATTTAATGTATAA
- the rnt gene encoding ribonuclease T, with product MSTTQEFNLLSNRFRKFYPVVIDIETAGFNANTDAVLEIAMITLKMDKLGWLHKENTLHFHIKPFKGSIINAEAIAFNKIDPFNPLRGAISEKVAIQSILKMVRKGIKIEGCNRGIVVAHNANFDHNFLMAAIQRVKIKNNPFHPFVTFDTAALSGLVVGQTVLSKACKAIGLSFDNQQAHSALYDTLQTADLFCELVNRWKRLGGWPIYSEKKI from the coding sequence ATGTCTACAACTCAAGAATTCAATTTATTAAGCAATCGATTTCGAAAATTTTACCCTGTTGTTATCGATATTGAAACAGCTGGATTTAATGCAAATACTGATGCAGTATTAGAAATTGCTATGATAACATTAAAAATGGATAAATTAGGATGGTTGCATAAAGAAAATACATTACATTTTCATATAAAACCATTTAAAGGATCTATAATAAATGCTGAAGCAATAGCTTTTAATAAAATTGATCCATTTAATCCATTACGTGGTGCTATTAGTGAAAAAGTAGCCATTCAATCTATATTAAAAATGGTTCGAAAAGGGATCAAGATAGAAGGATGTAATCGGGGGATTGTTGTAGCACATAATGCTAATTTTGATCATAATTTTTTAATGGCAGCAATTCAAAGAGTCAAAATAAAAAACAATCCCTTTCATCCATTTGTAACATTTGATACAGCAGCATTAAGTGGATTAGTAGTTGGTCAAACAGTATTATCTAAAGCATGTAAAGCTATTGGTTTATCATTTGATAACCAACAAGCTCATTCTGCACTTTATGATACCTTACAAACTGCTGATCTTTTTTGTGAATTAGTAAATCGTTGGAAGCGTTTAGGTGGATGGCCTATTTATTCAGAAAAAAAAATTTAA
- the thrB gene encoding homoserine kinase has protein sequence MIKIYAPASIGNVGVGFDILGAAIIPINGALLGDFVTVKLSKKFNLINKGMFSDKLPKNTEQNIVWKCWLKFCSVIKKNIPVSIILEKNMPIGSGLGSSACSVVATLVAMNEICNKPLSSKELLLLMGEIEGEISGSIHYDNVAPSYLGGLQLILEDSEIISQTIPSFKNWFWIIAWPGIKISTSEAREILPKKYKREICIKNSRYLSGFIHASYSQQPFLAARLMQDFIAEPYRIKLLPNFLKTKEKIKKIGAISCGISGSGPAIFSISDNIQIAQNISLWLTENYLQNKTGFVHICFLDSKGVRKIG, from the coding sequence ATGATTAAAATTTATGCACCAGCTTCTATTGGTAATGTTGGAGTAGGATTTGATATTTTAGGTGCAGCAATTATACCTATCAATGGTGCGTTATTAGGTGATTTTGTAACAGTAAAATTATCAAAAAAATTTAACTTAATTAATAAAGGTATGTTTTCTGATAAATTACCTAAAAACACTGAACAAAATATTGTTTGGAAATGCTGGTTAAAATTTTGTAGTGTTATAAAAAAAAATATTCCAGTTTCTATTATATTGGAAAAGAATATGCCTATTGGATCAGGATTAGGTTCTAGCGCATGTTCGGTAGTAGCTACTTTGGTTGCCATGAATGAAATTTGTAATAAACCTTTAAGTTCAAAAGAATTATTACTTCTTATGGGAGAAATAGAAGGTGAAATATCAGGTAGCATACACTATGATAATGTTGCTCCATCTTATCTTGGAGGACTACAGCTCATATTAGAAGATTCTGAAATAATAAGTCAAACAATACCAAGTTTTAAAAATTGGTTTTGGATAATAGCTTGGCCAGGAATAAAAATCTCTACTTCAGAAGCAAGAGAAATATTACCAAAAAAATATAAAAGAGAAATATGTATTAAAAATAGTCGTTACTTATCTGGTTTTATTCATGCTTCATATAGTCAACAACCGTTTTTAGCAGCACGATTAATGCAAGATTTTATAGCAGAACCATATCGTATTAAATTACTACCTAATTTTTTAAAAACTAAAGAAAAAATCAAAAAAATCGGAGCTATAAGTTGTGGGATATCTGGTTCAGGACCCGCGATTTTTTCTATTTCTGATAATATACAGATAGCTCAAAACATATCTTTATGGTTAACAGAAAATTATTTACAGAATAAAACAGGATTTGTTCATATTTGTTTTTTAGATTCAAAAGGTGTACGTAAAATAGGATGA